The following are encoded together in the Pectobacterium wasabiae CFBP 3304 genome:
- the phoH gene encoding phosphate starvation-inducible protein PhoH, which translates to MGRQKAVIKARREAKRVIRRDSRSHRQREEESVTSLVQMGGIEAIGMARENRDNSVIQARTAAQEHYLSAIENKQLIFATGEAGCGKTYLSAAKAAEALIHKEVERIIVTRPVLQADEDLGFLPGDISEKFAPYFRPVYDILLRRLGSSFMQYCLRPEIGKVEIAPFAYMRGRTFENAVVILDEAQNVTVNQMKMFLTRLGENVTVIVNGDVTQCDLPAGVKSGLRDALERFVEDDMIGVVSFGKEDCVRSALCQRTLHAYG; encoded by the coding sequence ATGGGAAGACAAAAAGCAGTGATCAAAGCTCGGCGTGAAGCAAAACGTGTTATCCGCCGTGATTCGCGTAGCCATCGTCAGCGTGAGGAAGAATCGGTCACTTCTCTGGTACAGATGGGTGGGATTGAAGCAATCGGAATGGCGCGTGAGAATCGTGATAATTCCGTTATTCAAGCTCGTACCGCGGCCCAGGAACATTACTTGTCTGCGATAGAAAACAAACAGTTGATTTTTGCCACAGGCGAAGCTGGCTGCGGTAAAACGTATCTGAGCGCTGCGAAAGCGGCGGAGGCACTAATCCATAAAGAGGTTGAGCGCATTATTGTCACGCGGCCAGTATTACAGGCTGACGAGGATCTTGGTTTTTTACCTGGAGATATTTCGGAGAAGTTTGCGCCTTATTTCCGCCCAGTTTACGACATACTCTTGCGGCGGCTTGGATCGTCCTTTATGCAGTATTGTTTACGACCGGAAATCGGCAAAGTCGAAATTGCGCCTTTTGCCTATATGCGTGGACGGACGTTTGAAAATGCGGTTGTGATTTTGGACGAAGCGCAAAACGTGACGGTGAACCAAATGAAAATGTTCCTGACGCGTTTAGGCGAGAATGTCACGGTTATCGTTAATGGCGATGTGACGCAGTGCGACTTGCCTGCTGGCGTTAAATCCGGCCTGCGAGACGCACTGGAGCGTTTTGTTGAGGATGACATGATTGGCGTGGTCTCTTTCGGTAAAGAGGACTGCGTGCGCTCGGCGCTGTGTCAACGCACGCTCCATGCCTATGGCTGA